ACGCCTTGGCAATCCGTTTCAGCAAGGCCGATTTTCCCTGGTAGAGTACTAGAAAATAGCCTTCTTTCAGGAGTTCATCACTGGTTTTAGCGGCTGGTATATGACGGAACACATAAAACTGACCGTCGCCATTTTTCAGTTGGAACGATTTCACCTGGTCGGCATTAACGATGATTGAGTCATTTCCGGCCCAGGTCCGCAATAGAATCAGGTGCTGGCGGTAGGCATCGAATTTGATTGGCACATCTTTGTAATGTTGCCCGGCCACCATTTCGATCTGTCCTTTATTCCAATCGGGCAAAAAATACGGTGTTCCACGCAATCCCTCGTACCGATGATCAATAGTATTGACCATGGTATAGGGGCCTGCCCCCACAATCTGGCTGGTTGATTGATAGGTTTCGTACCCATTCCGCTGCGAATTGGGGTTGTACTGTGACTGATTGACGGACTTCGCTTTGGTCGAGTCAGGCTTCTGCGCATATACATTACCAAAGGAAGCCATTGCTAATACAAAAAGTACCAGACGTTTCATAGGATGCGTGGTTTAGAAATAGTTTGTCAAGTAACGAAAAATCCCGCCTTGATGTATGACGGGATTTTCCAATTTTAAGAATTTTTAATCAGGCCGGATACTCGTGCGGTAACGGAATATCGATGCGTTCGTTTACGGGTAAGCCCTGTTTGTTCATTTGTTCAATAAACGGATCGGGATCAAGCTCTTCACAATTCCAGACACCCGGCTTCATCCAGACACCCGTCAGCATGAGCATAGCGCCAATCATGGCTGGCACGCCGGTGGTATAGCTAACGGCCTGCCCCCGAACTTCTTTATACGTCTCGGCATGATCGCAGTTGTTCCAGATGAAGTAGGTACGCTCATTGCCATCCTTCACCCCCTTGATCTGGCACCCGATACTGGTTTGGCCGGTATAGTTTTCACCCAATGAGTCAGGAGCGGGTAGTACGGCTTTCAGGAACTCAAGCGGTACAATGTCCATGCCCTGAAACTTGATAGGGTCAATACGCGTCATGCCTACGTTTTGCAGTACCTCCAGGTGGGTCAGATACGCCTGTCCGAAGGTCATCCAGAAACGAGCCCGTTTCAGCGTTGGGAAGTTTTTCACCAACGATTCCAGTTCTTCGTGGTAGAGTACATACGACTCCCGTGGTCCAATGCCGGGATAGTCGATAGGCTTATGAACACTCATGGCCGGAATCTCCACCCATTCCCCATTTTCCCAGTAGCGACCGGGCTGGGTAATTTCCCGAATATTGATTTCTGGATTAAAATTAGTCGCAAATGCCTTTCCGTGGTTCCCCGCATTGCAGTCAACAATATCAAGGTAATCCATCCGGTCGAAGTAGTGTTTGGCAGCATAGGCCGTAAATACCTGCGTAGCCCCCGGATCGAAGCCACAACCCAGCAACGCCATCAGGCCAGCCTGCTCGAAACGCTCTTTATAGGCCCACTGCCAGCTATATTCAAACTTGGCAACGTCCTTGGGTTCGTAATTGGCCGTATCCATATAGTGTACACCCGCTTCCAGACAGGCATCCATAATAGGCAAATCCTGATACGGCAGTGCCACATTGATAACCAACACGGGATTGAACGACCGGATTAAGGCAACCGTTTCGGCCACCACATCGGCATCGACCTGCGCCGTTTGAATCGTTACGCCGTGCATTTCCTGAATCTCGGCTGCGATACGGTCGCATTTTGCCTTGGTACGGCTAGCCAGCATGATACTGGTAAATACGTTGCTGTTCATGGCGCACTTATGCGCTACCACGCTACCAACACCACCCGCCCCAATAATGAGCACCTTTGCCATCTATCTGAATCTAAAAGTTTGTGTGTTTCGTTTTCGGCTGCAAAGATAGGGAAAGCAGGGAAGGGTTGTTTTAAAGAGTGAAAGAATGCAAGATCGAACGAGTGAAACCTGCTGTTGTCAGCCATTTGCCTTTTGCTCATTCACTGTTTCGCTCATTTTGTCGCAATAAACTCGAATAGTCCAAAAAATCTCGAAAAATTCATGTCGCTCTAACAAATACTTAGTATATTTGTTAAGTAGACAATTAATCACTCCCTAATTACTCTCGTTATGAAATTTGTTTCTTCCACAGGTTCTCCCGATTCATTCGAAATGGCTATTGTCGGGTATGGTAAGGTCACTACAACCTGGCGGGACCGCAATCGGCTTCAGTGCCGTTTTTCGACATTCTGGCGTCAAAAAGCTGATACGCGGTCGGCTCTTCTACAAACCTGGGAAGTAAAGCGGTTATTGGTAAGTTTACGCTCGTTGTGGAATAAGGCATCCAATCACATTACGCTAAACTTTTCACAGCCCGGTTTAAGTGTAGAGGCCAAAGCCCTTTCCAACGATCAGTATCGCCTGCAAATTCAGCTTAATCATGAGCTTACCCCATCCTGGCATACGTACCCCGATTTTCCACTGGAAATGGATATTCTTCTCAACCGAAATCAGCTTCAGGAAGCTATTCAGGACTTGTCGGGCCAGGTAGATACCTATCCCGAACGGTAATTCATGCTTAATTGGGCAATGTCTCTCTGGGCCATTGGCTAATTTTTACCGTTTCCATAAGGCACAGCCGGATTTGTATAGCTGTGCACTAATAGTATAGTGCAGAGGATAGAATAACTCCGTTTGTCAATCATTTTGCGCTTTATTTTTATTTTTAGTGTAACTAGTGGTTGACAACCTCAACGGTTATATTCATATTTGTAGCTACAGTAGATTTGCTACCATTTTAGCAGACTGTTTAACTCCCAAAGCATACAAACGTATATAACTGAATCCTCTTTAAACATAAAACGACCCAATTGTATGAAAGTCGTCAAGCGAAGAAATCGCCAGATGACCATGGAACGTATCCTGCGCGCCATGGGAGAAGTAATGGCTGAACGCGGTACCGAAAAAGCAGGTATTAATGCCGTTGCTGAGCGTGCCGGAGTCAACAAAGTATTAATCTACCGTTATTTCGGTGGTTGGAATGGCTTGCTGGAAGCCTACGTACATCGCGGATTCTTCCTCTCGATGTTTAATGATAAGTTTCTGGATTCCGTACCCGATAACCTGGCTCCAGAAGCCCGCAGCAAAGCCTGGTCGGAATATACCATCCAGTTCATGCGTGAGTTCCGGAATCGGAAATCGTCTCAGGAATTAATTCGCTGGGAAATGGCAAATGGTGAAACCGAACTAGCGCGTCGCCTGGCCGACTTCCGTGACCAATCCTATAAAACGATGGTGAGCAAGCTCGCTCCGTATGCAGCTTTTGATCCTATCGCCATCACCAGTTTAATGGTTGCTGCCGTGACCCATCTGGTTCTTACCAGCAATCACCGCGATCATATCGGCGACATCGACCTGCGCTCCGATGCGGGTTGGGAACGTCTGGAGACCGCTATTCGCCGGATTTACTCCAGCCTGAATATTGCACTCGATCGCGAAAATTCGAAGAAAGAGGAAGCAAAGTAATTAATGAATAATGGATAATGAACAATGGGTTTAGTAACTCCATTGTTCATTATCCATTATTCATTAATTACTGATTGTTCATCAATTCCTCAATCTCGTCGGCTTCCAGAGGGATGTTGCCCATTAAGTCGATGTTACCCGATTCGGTCAGCAATACGTTATTTTCGAGCCGGATCCCGAGCTTCTCTTCACGTATATAGATACCCGGTTCAACGGTAAATACCATTCCGGCTTCCATGCGTCGGTACTTATTGCCCACATCATGTACATCCAGTCCAAGGAAGTGTGAGGTGCCATGCATGAAGTATTTCTTGTAGAGTGGTGCATCCGGGTCCTGTTTTTCTACGGCCGTCCGATCCAGTAAGCCCAGGCCAATCAATTCCGACTCCATAACTTTACCCACCTCCCGGTGGTAATCGTCCCAGAGGTTACCCGGCCGGAGCATTTGAGTGGCCTCCTTCATTACCCGTAATACGGCATCGTATACCGCCCGTTGCCGCTCCGTAAAACGGCCATTCACTGGGACCGAACGGGTCATATCAGCATTATAATTGGCATATTCGGCACCAATATCGAGCAAGATCATGTCGCCATCCTGGCATTGCTGGCTATTATCGATGTAATGCAGCACACAGGCATTGGCTCCCGATGCAATAATCGGGCTATAAGCCGAACCCCGTGAGCGATTTTTGAGGTATTCGTGCATCATTTCGGCCTCAATTTCATACTCCCAAACGCCAGGTTTAATAAACTTGAGTAACCGCCGAAACATCGTATCGGTTATGTCGATAGCTTTTTGGATAAGAGGCACCTCCAGCGGCTGCTTGATGGCCCGAAGGGAATGCATCAATGGAGCAAGCCGTTCCAGATGATGCAATGGATACTTCCGCTTAAACTCGTCGATAAAACGGGCGTCGCGGGTTTGCACCTCGATACCAGCTCGGGTATGTTCATTCGAATTCAGATACACCCGTTCAGCCTCGAAGATCATCTGAATAAACACCTGCTCGAACTGATGCGTCCAGTAAATCTGCTTCTGTGGGATGCCCGTTGCCTGCTCAGCCTCCGCTTTGGTTAGCTTATGCCCTTCCCAGATTTCGATAAGTTCGCTGGTTTCACGCAGGAAGAGAACTTCCCGAAATTTTTCATCAGGATGGTCGGGAAACAATACCAATTGGGTTTCTTCCTGATCGACGCCCGTCAGGTAAAACAGGTCACTATTTTGCCGGAACCCCATCGTACCATCGGCATTGGTTGGCATGATGTCATTAGCGTTTAAAACGACTAATGATTTTGGCTTCAGCAGTTGGCTAAGCCGCTGACGATTCTGAATAAAAAGCTGCTTATCGATTGGTAAATAACGCATACGGTATACCGTGTAGGCTTAGTTATTTTTGATTATATTGCAAAGAAACTCAAAACCCAGAACAGTTTTAGCGTGTTTCTGAGTTAAGAACTTATTGGCCTTGCTTCAGTGAGGCCACGCGTTTTCTGACCTAAACGAATCATGATTGTACGCCTAACCGCGTTTTTCTGCCTGTTCATCCAGCTGGTGCAGGCACAACCTAATGAGGCCCGTTCCGAAGCCCCTAAATATTGGGTTTTGCTTCGCGACAAAGACCTTTCCTCTTCGCCCGCTTTGTCGCCACAGTCCATCGCTCAACGTCAACAGCAACATTTACCCCTCGATGAAACAGATCTTGCCGTATCGGGAACTTATCTGTCTGCCTTAAAGCAGGCCGGTATTCAGCCAGTTTGTCAATCACGGTGGTTGAATGCCGTATCGGCCAGGCTAACCAACGCGCAATATGCTCAGGTTATGGCGATGCCGTTTGTGAAAGGCATTCAGGCAATTGATCAAGCCATTGTAATTACCAGCATCGAGGTTCCTTCGAAACTACAAATGGCCCCGGTCATGACCCAGATTCAGGCCCCTAATTTTGCTCAGGCCGGACTAACGGGCCGTTTTGTTAACATTGGGGTGATCGATGCGGGCTTCTTCGGTGCAGACTCTGCCAGTTCGTTAAAGCACGTATTCGAGCGACAGGGCGTTAAGCAGGTTCGCGATTACGTCAATGAAAAGAAAACGCAGAACAACCTGTTGCGCACACTCGAAACCATGTCTGATTTTCATGGCACCGAGGTAATGGCCGCCATTGCCGGTAGCGATCCGACCGAAAACATTCAGTTTGGTTTAGCTACCGATGCCACATTCTACCTGGCCCGTACTGATCAGGGCAATCGTGAATACAGGGGCGAAGAAGACAACTGGGTGGCCGCTATGGAATGGATGGATAGCTTAGGTGTACGGTTGATTAACACCTCGCTGGGCTATGCCAAAGGCATGAGCAATCCGAAAGAGAACTACGAACCCAGCCAGATGGATGGCCACACGAGCCTGATTAGCCGGGCGGCTCAGATTGCAGCCGATAAAAAGGGGATTCTAATTGTTGTTTCAGCCGGAAATGAAGGCGACGACCGTTCATGGCGGATTATCAGTACACCTGCCGATGCGCAGGGGGTACTCGCCATTGGTGCCACCAACAGCCGGCTCTGGAATCGGATTGGCTACAGCAGCATTGGCCCCGAAAACCTTCCTTATCTAAAACCCAATGTTTCCTGTTTCTCACTCTATGGCACTTCGCTGTCGGCTCCCGTTATTACAGGTTTTGCGGCCTGTATTATGCAGGCGAATCCGAAGCTGACCAATAAGCAGGTCATGGAAATCATTGAGAAATCGTCGCACCTATATCCATACGGCAACAATTATGTAGGCTATGGTGTACCACAGGCATCGCGGGCACTGGCTTTACTTCATAATCAAGAACTACCGGTAACAACCCGATCGGTTAAGGCCAGTGGAAAAACATTCCATTGGCCCGTTGATGGAAACGAGGCTACCGTATCGGTGTTTCATAAGAAAGATGCTACACACGTGCTGCAACAGGAAGCCGTAAAAGTCAATAATGGCCAACTGACGCTGCGTCGTTCATCGAACGAAAAACAAACCACCATCGATCTCAAAAAAGAGGTGGTAGAGGTAATCTGGGAATGATTGATTTACGGTATGAAGAAAATTTAATTTCCGTTTCAGATAGAGCTTATATGGAGGGTGTAGGTTTGCTTCCGTAATCACACAGTGACAAATAACTGAACATGGAAACGAACACAAAACTAATGGCTCTGGCTATCCTGGCAGCCTCCTTAACCGCTCCGCTTACCTACGCCCAACAAGCAGCTCCTACCCCGCCTGAACCACCGGCTCCGGGGATCGCTCTCAACCATCCTCTAGCTGGACCACATCAGCCTGGTCGGCCCGGCCCAGGTAAGCATGGTCGGCATTCCGGCGACTTCCGCAATCAACGTGGGCCGGGGCGTGAACCACAGGCGCATGGACTTACCTCGCTCACAACCGTTACAGGAACGGTAGGGCAATGGATTACCAACGACGAATCGGTATTGGATGGATTCACCATCGGAACAGGGACAACAGCGACAACGGTTAAATTTCCCTCTCACCTCGGGAAACAGATTCAGCAGGCCGTTAAACCCGGTAGCTCTGTTAGTGTAACAGGTTATTCGGACACAACACCTAAAGGAGAAACCGTTTTCCTGCTAAATAGCCTGACATCTGGAAAATCGACTGTTATGCATACCCCACCAGCCCGGCCAGCTACCTTGGCCGAACCACCGGCTCTGGCCAGCGCTACCGGCAAAATCGCCGATTACCGAATGGACCGTGAAGGCCGTGTGAATGGGTTTGTGCTGGATGACAAAACAATTGTGACGATCCCCCCCCATGTAGCGTATCAGCTCACGAATCTGGCGAAGAAAGGGAATACCATAACCGTTCAGGGTTACCCAAAATCGCTGCATGAAGGGCAGGTGCAACTGGAAAAACTCAACATCCTACGAGCGTCAGTTCTGACCATCAACGGGCAACAATATCTGGTTAGATAATGATTGAATGACTGAATGATTGAATGACTAAAGTGATTCAATTATTCAGTCATTCAATCATTCAATCATTACACGTGTGAAAATTCTAGTGATCGAAGACGAGCGTAAGCTGGCCCGGTTTATTAAACAGGGACTGGAGCAGCATGGCCATGTTGCCGATCTGACACACTCCGGGTCTGAAGGACTCGATTATGTAGCGAGTGGCTTATACGACCTGGTGCTACTTGATCTTATGCTGCCCGGCCAAACAGGCTTCGAAGTACTTCAAAATCTGCGGACATTCGGGCTGACCGTCCCCGTTATGATTTTATCGGCCCTGAGCGACCCCGAAAAAGTAGTGCAGGGGCTCGACCTGGGCGCGGTCGATTACCTGCGTAAACCCTTCGATTTCAATGAACTGCTGGCCCGAATTCGGGTGCTTCAACGCCGGACAGCTACCAGCGACAATGTCGTTTTGCGCGTGGCAGATCTGGAAATGCGCCTGGTAACCCATGAGGTCTTCAAGCACGGTGAACGACTTGAGTTAACCAATCGCGAATTTGCCCTACTCGAACTACTCATTCGCCGGCCGGGGCAATTGGTCACCAAAACGGAAATCGCGGAGAAAGTATGGTCCATGGATTTCGATATGGGTAGTAATGTGATCGAGGTTCACATCTATCAGCTTCGGAAAAAGCTGGATGCTGCTGGCAAAGCGGGTTTAATTGAAACGATTATCGGCCGGGGGTATCGGCTCAAAACGGCATGAGTCTGCGCAGTCGGATTGTGCTGGCCGTTACAGCCGTGTTTGCGGTAGTAAGTTTGTCGGCAGGTTGGCTCATGCTCAATCGAGCCGAAAAAAGCCTGCGAACCGCCTTTGACCGGACTCTCCAAACCCGAGCCGATTGGTTACTCTCGCTGGTCAGTGTCGACCCGGTTGTGCTGCCCCTCCCAACCGACCGGGAACGAATGCTCATCCGCTATCAAACCTACGGCCACTTGCGCGAGTTATTCCGCAGTCCGGGTTTTCCCAATACATTCCGACGCGGTCGCCATCAGCCGTCCATTTCGTACTCGTATCGGTCGGTAATGACCCAAACGACCAGTAACCAGTTGCCCGACGGTCAGATTTTACTAACGCTGGCTGTACCCGATGCGACTTTGCAGCAGGATATACGCCAACTTCGCTGGCTCTTCGGCCTTGGCTGGCTTATGAGCTTATTACTAGCCTTCGGGGCAGGCTATGGCGTAGCTGGCTGGCTCCTTCGGCCAATTCAGAGCATTGTTGAGCAGGCCAACGCCATAAGTTCTACCAGCAACAGTAGTCGTATTCAACTCCCCAGCAGCCGCGATGAACTCTATCAATTGACGGACACCCTCAATCAAATGCTGGCCCGTATTCAGGAAAATGTGGAGTTACAACGCAATTTCTTTGGCGCGGCTGCCCACGAATTACGTACCCCATTGACCATCATGAAAACCGGCCTGGAAGTAACGCTGGGGAACGGCCAGGTCGATGCGGCAACAAGAGGGTTCCTGAGC
This window of the Spirosoma aerolatum genome carries:
- a CDS encoding saccharopine dehydrogenase family protein; amino-acid sequence: MAKVLIIGAGGVGSVVAHKCAMNSNVFTSIMLASRTKAKCDRIAAEIQEMHGVTIQTAQVDADVVAETVALIRSFNPVLVINVALPYQDLPIMDACLEAGVHYMDTANYEPKDVAKFEYSWQWAYKERFEQAGLMALLGCGFDPGATQVFTAYAAKHYFDRMDYLDIVDCNAGNHGKAFATNFNPEINIREITQPGRYWENGEWVEIPAMSVHKPIDYPGIGPRESYVLYHEELESLVKNFPTLKRARFWMTFGQAYLTHLEVLQNVGMTRIDPIKFQGMDIVPLEFLKAVLPAPDSLGENYTGQTSIGCQIKGVKDGNERTYFIWNNCDHAETYKEVRGQAVSYTTGVPAMIGAMLMLTGVWMKPGVWNCEELDPDPFIEQMNKQGLPVNERIDIPLPHEYPA
- a CDS encoding WapI family immunity protein yields the protein MKFVSSTGSPDSFEMAIVGYGKVTTTWRDRNRLQCRFSTFWRQKADTRSALLQTWEVKRLLVSLRSLWNKASNHITLNFSQPGLSVEAKALSNDQYRLQIQLNHELTPSWHTYPDFPLEMDILLNRNQLQEAIQDLSGQVDTYPER
- a CDS encoding S8 family serine peptidase; its protein translation is MIVRLTAFFCLFIQLVQAQPNEARSEAPKYWVLLRDKDLSSSPALSPQSIAQRQQQHLPLDETDLAVSGTYLSALKQAGIQPVCQSRWLNAVSARLTNAQYAQVMAMPFVKGIQAIDQAIVITSIEVPSKLQMAPVMTQIQAPNFAQAGLTGRFVNIGVIDAGFFGADSASSLKHVFERQGVKQVRDYVNEKKTQNNLLRTLETMSDFHGTEVMAAIAGSDPTENIQFGLATDATFYLARTDQGNREYRGEEDNWVAAMEWMDSLGVRLINTSLGYAKGMSNPKENYEPSQMDGHTSLISRAAQIAADKKGILIVVSAGNEGDDRSWRIISTPADAQGVLAIGATNSRLWNRIGYSSIGPENLPYLKPNVSCFSLYGTSLSAPVITGFAACIMQANPKLTNKQVMEIIEKSSHLYPYGNNYVGYGVPQASRALALLHNQELPVTTRSVKASGKTFHWPVDGNEATVSVFHKKDATHVLQQEAVKVNNGQLTLRRSSNEKQTTIDLKKEVVEVIWE
- a CDS encoding sensor histidine kinase, which codes for MSLRSRIVLAVTAVFAVVSLSAGWLMLNRAEKSLRTAFDRTLQTRADWLLSLVSVDPVVLPLPTDRERMLIRYQTYGHLRELFRSPGFPNTFRRGRHQPSISYSYRSVMTQTTSNQLPDGQILLTLAVPDATLQQDIRQLRWLFGLGWLMSLLLAFGAGYGVAGWLLRPIQSIVEQANAISSTSNSSRIQLPSSRDELYQLTDTLNQMLARIQENVELQRNFFGAAAHELRTPLTIMKTGLEVTLGNGQVDAATRGFLSGQLDEVSRLARLIDEFLVLSRPDALTQPINMAEINLSTLLTNCLTQLSVIATDYDVITHLDWPAATEATIQTDAVKLEHILLNLIENAIKYAVAASIVTVRLQRAAANWQVDIENRTVRENGPTLDLTQAYFQADPLKEGHGLGLWIGFRLTTLLDGELHLNWQNFTFKSTLILPVEPNK
- a CDS encoding response regulator transcription factor: MKILVIEDERKLARFIKQGLEQHGHVADLTHSGSEGLDYVASGLYDLVLLDLMLPGQTGFEVLQNLRTFGLTVPVMILSALSDPEKVVQGLDLGAVDYLRKPFDFNELLARIRVLQRRTATSDNVVLRVADLEMRLVTHEVFKHGERLELTNREFALLELLIRRPGQLVTKTEIAEKVWSMDFDMGSNVIEVHIYQLRKKLDAAGKAGLIETIIGRGYRLKTA
- a CDS encoding aminopeptidase P family protein: MRYLPIDKQLFIQNRQRLSQLLKPKSLVVLNANDIMPTNADGTMGFRQNSDLFYLTGVDQEETQLVLFPDHPDEKFREVLFLRETSELIEIWEGHKLTKAEAEQATGIPQKQIYWTHQFEQVFIQMIFEAERVYLNSNEHTRAGIEVQTRDARFIDEFKRKYPLHHLERLAPLMHSLRAIKQPLEVPLIQKAIDITDTMFRRLLKFIKPGVWEYEIEAEMMHEYLKNRSRGSAYSPIIASGANACVLHYIDNSQQCQDGDMILLDIGAEYANYNADMTRSVPVNGRFTERQRAVYDAVLRVMKEATQMLRPGNLWDDYHREVGKVMESELIGLGLLDRTAVEKQDPDAPLYKKYFMHGTSHFLGLDVHDVGNKYRRMEAGMVFTVEPGIYIREEKLGIRLENNVLLTESGNIDLMGNIPLEADEIEELMNNQ
- a CDS encoding TetR/AcrR family transcriptional regulator; this encodes MKVVKRRNRQMTMERILRAMGEVMAERGTEKAGINAVAERAGVNKVLIYRYFGGWNGLLEAYVHRGFFLSMFNDKFLDSVPDNLAPEARSKAWSEYTIQFMREFRNRKSSQELIRWEMANGETELARRLADFRDQSYKTMVSKLAPYAAFDPIAITSLMVAAVTHLVLTSNHRDHIGDIDLRSDAGWERLETAIRRIYSSLNIALDRENSKKEEAK